The following proteins come from a genomic window of Pannonibacter sp. XCT-53:
- the mutS gene encoding DNA mismatch repair protein MutS, which produces MSLEPSQDTRAETSGPDAAGADLRVTPMMAQYIEIKTANPDSLLFYRMGDFYELFFEDAEVASRTLGITLTKRGKHLGEDIPMCGVPVHAADDYLQKLIAYGHRVAVCEQMEDPAEAKKRGSKSVVRRDVIRLVTPGTLTEERLLEAAANNFLLALNRLRTGSGPDDAVYGLAWIDMSTGSFQVGESDLPRLAADLARIDPREILVPDALLQEADLRQIVEGQGAALSPVPRAFFDSATAADRLAGYFGVRTLDGFGTFSRAELSAAAGVLAYVEKTQLGERPPLDPPVREAARGRMLIDPATRANLELMRTLGGERQGSLLSAIDRTVTGAGGRLLASRLAGPLTDPEAINARLDSVAYFLEEEILREGLRRELAAAPDLARALSRIALQRGGPRDLASIAQGLEATRAILALLDRGGETPAELTAARRDLAVAPHALGDELTRALSDEPPLLKRDGGFVASGYNADLDELRDLRDASRKVIARLQAEYADELGLRSLKIKHNNVLGWFIEAPSGQSERMTADPARFIHRQTMAGAMRFTTTELADLESRIASAGERALAIELEIFDRLAAAVVAAGEAIKAAARALSVLDVSAALAKLAQEDGYCRPQVDTSLAFSIEGGRHPVVEQALRRSGGDSFVANDSNLGPADESMAHGRIWLITGPNMAGKSTFLRQNALIAVLAQTGAYVPARSAHIGMVDRLFSRVGAADDLARGRSTFMVEMVETAAILNQAGDRSLVILDEIGRGTATFDGLSIAWAAIEHLHEVNRARALFATHYHELTALAQRLPRLTNATVSVKEWNGDVIFLHEIVPGAADRSYGIQVAKLAGLPPSVVERAKAVLSQLEEKDRRAPAETLIDDLPLFAALAPAPRRPASRAAQSPVPAAPVPDVLQEALDGLNPDDMSPREALEALYRLKALKP; this is translated from the coding sequence ATGTCGCTTGAACCCAGCCAGGACACCCGCGCCGAGACTTCCGGGCCCGACGCCGCAGGGGCGGACCTGCGCGTGACGCCGATGATGGCGCAATACATCGAGATCAAGACCGCCAATCCGGACAGCCTGCTGTTCTACCGGATGGGGGATTTCTACGAGCTGTTCTTCGAGGATGCCGAAGTTGCCTCGCGCACGCTCGGCATCACGCTGACCAAGCGCGGCAAGCACCTCGGCGAGGACATTCCGATGTGCGGCGTGCCCGTGCATGCCGCTGATGACTATCTGCAGAAACTGATAGCCTACGGACACCGGGTGGCGGTCTGCGAGCAGATGGAAGACCCGGCCGAGGCCAAGAAGCGCGGCTCCAAGTCCGTCGTCCGGCGCGATGTCATCCGTCTGGTGACCCCCGGCACGCTGACGGAGGAACGGCTTCTCGAGGCTGCGGCGAACAACTTCCTGCTGGCGCTCAACCGCCTGCGCACGGGCTCCGGTCCCGACGACGCGGTCTATGGGCTCGCATGGATCGACATGTCGACCGGAAGCTTCCAGGTCGGCGAGAGCGACCTGCCTCGCCTGGCCGCGGACCTGGCCCGGATCGACCCGCGCGAGATCCTCGTTCCGGATGCCCTGTTGCAGGAAGCGGACCTGCGCCAGATCGTCGAAGGGCAGGGCGCGGCCCTGTCGCCCGTTCCGCGCGCCTTCTTCGACAGCGCCACGGCGGCCGACCGGTTGGCGGGCTATTTCGGCGTGCGCACCCTCGACGGCTTCGGCACCTTCTCGCGGGCGGAACTGTCGGCGGCGGCCGGCGTGCTTGCCTATGTCGAGAAGACGCAGCTGGGCGAACGCCCGCCGCTGGACCCGCCGGTGCGCGAGGCCGCGCGGGGCCGGATGCTCATCGACCCGGCAACCCGGGCCAATCTCGAGCTGATGCGGACCCTCGGCGGCGAGCGCCAGGGCAGCCTGCTGTCGGCCATCGACCGGACCGTGACCGGCGCGGGCGGGCGCCTTCTGGCCAGCCGGCTGGCCGGACCGCTGACGGATCCGGAGGCGATCAACGCCCGGCTGGACTCCGTTGCCTACTTCCTCGAGGAGGAAATCCTGCGCGAGGGCTTGCGGCGCGAACTGGCAGCCGCGCCGGACCTTGCCCGCGCGCTGTCGCGCATTGCCCTGCAGCGCGGCGGACCGCGAGACCTCGCCAGCATTGCCCAGGGACTGGAGGCGACGCGCGCCATCCTTGCGCTGCTCGACCGCGGCGGCGAGACGCCGGCGGAACTGACGGCCGCCCGGCGGGATCTGGCCGTCGCCCCCCACGCCCTCGGTGACGAGCTGACGCGGGCGCTGTCGGACGAGCCGCCCCTGCTGAAGCGGGACGGCGGCTTTGTCGCCTCAGGCTACAACGCGGATCTCGACGAGCTGCGCGACCTTCGCGATGCGTCGCGCAAGGTGATCGCACGGCTGCAGGCCGAGTATGCCGACGAGCTGGGCCTGCGCTCGCTGAAGATCAAGCACAACAACGTGCTCGGCTGGTTCATCGAGGCGCCGAGCGGCCAGTCGGAGCGGATGACGGCCGATCCGGCGCGCTTCATCCACCGCCAGACGATGGCCGGCGCGATGCGCTTCACGACAACGGAGCTGGCGGACCTGGAATCGCGGATTGCCAGTGCCGGCGAGCGGGCGCTGGCCATCGAGCTGGAGATCTTCGACCGTCTCGCCGCCGCTGTCGTCGCAGCCGGCGAGGCGATCAAGGCGGCCGCGCGGGCGCTTTCCGTGCTGGATGTCTCGGCCGCGCTCGCCAAGCTGGCGCAGGAGGACGGCTACTGCCGGCCTCAGGTGGACACGAGCCTCGCCTTCAGCATCGAGGGGGGCCGCCATCCGGTGGTCGAACAGGCGCTGCGGCGCTCGGGCGGCGACAGTTTTGTCGCGAATGACAGCAACCTCGGCCCGGCTGACGAGAGCATGGCGCATGGCCGCATCTGGCTGATCACCGGTCCGAACATGGCCGGCAAGTCGACCTTCCTGCGCCAGAACGCGCTGATTGCCGTGCTGGCGCAGACGGGCGCCTATGTGCCCGCGCGCTCCGCGCATATCGGCATGGTCGACCGGCTGTTCTCCCGGGTCGGAGCCGCCGATGATCTCGCCCGCGGCCGCTCGACCTTCATGGTGGAGATGGTCGAAACCGCCGCCATCCTCAACCAGGCCGGCGACCGCTCGCTGGTGATCCTGGACGAGATCGGCCGGGGCACCGCGACCTTCGACGGCCTGTCGATCGCCTGGGCGGCCATCGAGCATCTGCACGAGGTCAACCGGGCGCGTGCCCTGTTCGCCACGCATTATCACGAGCTGACGGCCCTGGCCCAGCGCCTGCCGCGACTGACCAATGCCACCGTGTCGGTCAAGGAGTGGAACGGCGACGTCATCTTCCTGCACGAGATCGTCCCCGGTGCGGCCGACCGGTCCTACGGCATCCAGGTGGCCAAGCTGGCCGGCCTGCCGCCGAGTGTGGTCGAACGGGCGAAGGCGGTTCTGTCGCAGCTGGAAGAAAAGGACCGCCGTGCGCCGGCCGAGACGCTGATCGACGACCTGCCGCTGTTTGCCGCACTCGCGCCCGCGCCCCGGCGGCCGGCTTCCCGCGCGGCGCAGTCCCCTGTTCCAGCCGCGCCCGTGCCGGATGTGCTGCAGGAGGCGCTGGACGGGCTGAACCCGGACGACATGAGCCCCCGCGAGGCACTCGAGGCCCTGTATCGTCTGAAGGCATTGAAGCCGTAA